A region of the Chryseobacterium cucumeris genome:
TTTCCATCATAAGTATAAGTATCCACGATGGGGTTGGAACAGGCTGGTGACTGGCAAAGAGATGAAGAAATTACCTGTCCGTTGGTATTATAATTATAAGTAATGGTTCTGTTATAATCCGGATTAGTAGTATAAATGGCTTTAACCGTCGTAAGCAGATCTCCATTGTAACTATATGCTGAGTAATAGTCTACCGTACCATCTGGTTTATAATATGTGGTTTTAGTTGGTTTTCCGTTACTGTATTCAAACTTGGAAGTTCCTAAAGCTGACGATGTTTTGATAAGTTCACCCTGATTATTGTATTCCAGAGTTTGTATGCTTGTCTGCGGCTGCAATGGATTGTCATAATAAACTATTGTGACTTTGCTTAATAATACTTTAGAAGAGGTATTGTTTCCCTCATTATCATCATTACTGCTGCAGCTGTTAAAGAAGATTACAGAGCCCGCGAGCCCCAGAAATAAGAATTTTTTCATGTTATTTTTTTAGGGGACAAAAATAACGAATGCTTTATTTCTCCGCATAAAAAAATCCCACTATCTTACCAATAGCGGGATCATATCATGTTTTATTAAGATCTTAGTATCTGTAGTATTCAGGCTTGAATGGCCCTTTTACGTCTACACCGATATACTCAGCCTGCTCAGGAGAAAGAGTTTCAAGCTCCACGCTTAATTTCTTAAGGTGTAAAGCAGCTACTTTTTCATCCAGGTGCTTAGGAAGCATATATACTTCGTTTTTGTAAGCTGCAGAGTTATTCCATAGTTCGATCTGAGCTAACGTCTGGTTAGAGAAAGAGTTAGACATAACGAAGCTTGGGTGGCCAGTAGCACATCCTAAGTTAACCAATCTACCTTCTGCAAGGATGATTACTTCTTTTCCTTCGATTGTATAGATATCCACCTGAGGCTTCACTTCAGATTTAGTATGACCATAGTTTTTGTTCAACCATGCCATATCGATTTCATTATCGAAGTGACCGATATTACAAACGATCGCTTTATCTTTCATTTTAAGGAAGTGTTCTCCTCTTACGATATTGAAGTTACCTGTTGTAGTGATGATGATATCAGCATTGTCTACCACAGTATCTAATCTTTTTACTTCATAACCGTCCATAGCAGCCTGAAGTGCACAGATCGGGTCGATTTCCGTAACAGTAACGATAGAACCAGCTCCTCTGAATGAAGCTGCAGTACCTTTACCTACGTCCCCGTATCCGCAAACTACCACTCTTTTTCCAGCAAGCATTACGTCTGTAGCTCTTCTTACTGCATCTACAGCAGATTCTTTACATCCGTATTTGTTGTCGAATTTAGATTTAGTAACCGAATCATTTACGTTGATGGCAGGCATTACTAAAGTTCCGTTCTTCATTCTTTCGTAAAGTCTGTGAACACCTGTAGTGGTTTCTTCAGAAAGACCTTTGATATCCTTTGTGAACTCAGGGTATTTATCAAAAACCATGTTTGTTAAATCTCCACCATCATCCAGAATCATGTTTAATGGCTTTCTGTCTTCACCGAAGAATAAAGTCTGCTCAATACACCAGTCAAATTCCTCTTCATTTAATCCTTTCCACGCATACACCGGAATTCCAGCAGCAGCAATAGCAGCAGCAGCGTGATCCTGTGTAGAGAAAATATTACAAGATGACCATGTAACTTCAGCTCCTAAAGCTACAAGAGTCTCGATAAGCACAGCCGTTTGGATGGTCATGTGAAGACATCCTGCGATTCTTGCTCCTTTCAGTGGCTGAGATGGTCCGTATTCTTCACGGATAGCCATCAAACCTGGCATTTCTGCTTCTGCAAGGGTAATTTCTTTTCTACCCCATTCTGCAAGGGAGATATCCTTAACTTTATAAGGAACGTATTGTGTTGTAGTACTCATATGTAATGAATAGTTTTTAAAATTCAATTGATAACGAAAGGCAAAATTACGATTTATAATTAAGATATAAAAACAACCGAGCAAGTTCAGGTTTATGAGATTAAACATAGTTTAGTATTATTTAGTCTTAATATAAATAACTAATTTTAGCTGATAAACAAATATATTATGAATCAAACCCATACAGAAAAGAGAATCAAACCTGTTGCTCCCAGAGTACAGGAACTGATCAATGCTTCAAAAAGTGTAATTCTTGCTACTGTTGATGCCGAAGGAAATCCTAATTCAAGCTATGCACCTTTTGTACAGGTAGATCAGATATTCTATATTCTGGTATCTTTCATGGCAAAACATACTAAAAATCTTGCAGACGGAAGAAAAACATCTGTTATGTTTATTGAAGATGAATCTGCCACCAAACAGATCTATGCCCGCGAACGTCTGACCATTGAAGCAGCCACTTCTCAGATTGAAAGAGATTCTGAAGTATGGAATGCTGTTGTTGGGAAACTTAGAGAAACTCATGGCAAAGTAGTAGAGGTAATTTCCGAAATGGGAGATTTTATTTTAATTGCATTGCAGCCTGTAAAAGGCTCTTATGTAAATGGTTTCGGAAGTGCTTATTTTGTAAATTCAAAACTTGAAATTATAGAGCACAGAAATGATGTGAATCATCAGTCTAAATAATTAGCTGGAAGATGGAAGAATGATGCTGGAAGTTATAAAGATTAAGGAAACAAAGAGTTTGTTTTTTCCTCAACGGAAAATTATTTTTACGATGAATAGTAACTTCCATCTTCCGGCATCCATCTTCCATTCCTTTCAACTTCCGCATCTTTTCACTATTTTTGTCCAATAAAAAAAGAATGCCCCTCTACAGAGATTTTTCAGATGATAATGCCACCATTCTGGTTTGGAAGTACGATGAAAGTGAAGAACTTGATATCAACCAACTTCTGGAGCCTGAAAATGCTGAGAAGGTAAAAGATTATCATCCTAAAAAATTGCTGGAAGTCCTGATGGTTCGCAAGCTCCTGAAAGGATTAAAGCCTAATTCTAAAATTTTATATAAAGAAAGAGAGCCTTTTCTTTCTCCCTACGATGCGGAAATATCTATTACGCATTCTTTTCCTTTTGCAGCGATTGCTGTTTCTAAAAATAAAATAG
Encoded here:
- a CDS encoding pyridoxamine 5'-phosphate oxidase family protein, which codes for MNQTHTEKRIKPVAPRVQELINASKSVILATVDAEGNPNSSYAPFVQVDQIFYILVSFMAKHTKNLADGRKTSVMFIEDESATKQIYARERLTIEAATSQIERDSEVWNAVVGKLRETHGKVVEVISEMGDFILIALQPVKGSYVNGFGSAYFVNSKLEIIEHRNDVNHQSK
- the ahcY gene encoding adenosylhomocysteinase, producing the protein MSTTTQYVPYKVKDISLAEWGRKEITLAEAEMPGLMAIREEYGPSQPLKGARIAGCLHMTIQTAVLIETLVALGAEVTWSSCNIFSTQDHAAAAIAAAGIPVYAWKGLNEEEFDWCIEQTLFFGEDRKPLNMILDDGGDLTNMVFDKYPEFTKDIKGLSEETTTGVHRLYERMKNGTLVMPAINVNDSVTKSKFDNKYGCKESAVDAVRRATDVMLAGKRVVVCGYGDVGKGTAASFRGAGSIVTVTEIDPICALQAAMDGYEVKRLDTVVDNADIIITTTGNFNIVRGEHFLKMKDKAIVCNIGHFDNEIDMAWLNKNYGHTKSEVKPQVDIYTIEGKEVIILAEGRLVNLGCATGHPSFVMSNSFSNQTLAQIELWNNSAAYKNEVYMLPKHLDEKVAALHLKKLSVELETLSPEQAEYIGVDVKGPFKPEYYRY